One genomic segment of Mycolicibacterium psychrotolerans includes these proteins:
- a CDS encoding zinc-dependent alcohol dehydrogenase, giving the protein MTYRGPYKIRIEDKDIPRIEHPGDAIVRVQRAAICGSDLHLYHGLMPDTRVGHTFGHEFIGVVHEVGSSVQNLSVGDRVMVPFNIFCGSCYFCARGLYSNCHNVNPNATAVGGIYGYSHTCGGYDGGQAEFVRVPFADVGPVPIPDWLDDDDAVLLTDALPTGYFGAQLGDIVEGDTVIVFGAGAVGLFAARSAWLMGAGRVIVVDHLQYRLEKARTFAHAETYNFVEYDDIVVEMKKATGYLGADVVIDAVGAEADGNLLMHVTATKMKMQGGSPIALNWAIDSVRKGGTVSVVGAYGPMFSAVKFGDAMNKGLTINANQCPVKRQWPRLLEHLQQGYFKPSDIVTHRIPLADIAEGYHMFSSKLDECIKPIVVVDPH; this is encoded by the coding sequence ATGACCTACCGCGGTCCTTACAAGATCCGCATAGAAGACAAGGACATTCCGAGGATCGAGCATCCCGGCGATGCCATCGTGCGCGTCCAGCGCGCCGCGATCTGCGGGTCCGATCTGCACCTCTACCACGGGCTGATGCCCGACACCCGCGTCGGCCACACGTTCGGCCACGAGTTCATCGGAGTGGTGCACGAGGTCGGCTCGTCGGTGCAGAACCTCAGCGTGGGGGACCGGGTGATGGTGCCGTTCAACATCTTCTGCGGGTCGTGTTACTTCTGCGCTCGCGGGTTGTACTCCAACTGCCACAACGTCAACCCCAACGCGACCGCCGTCGGCGGCATCTACGGGTACTCCCACACCTGCGGCGGCTACGACGGCGGCCAGGCCGAATTCGTGCGCGTGCCGTTCGCCGACGTGGGCCCCGTCCCGATTCCCGACTGGCTCGACGACGACGACGCGGTGCTGCTCACCGACGCGCTGCCCACCGGATACTTCGGCGCCCAGCTCGGCGACATCGTCGAGGGCGACACCGTGATCGTCTTCGGAGCCGGCGCGGTCGGGCTCTTCGCCGCGAGGTCGGCATGGCTGATGGGTGCGGGGCGGGTCATCGTGGTCGACCACCTCCAGTACCGGCTGGAGAAAGCGCGCACCTTCGCGCACGCCGAAACCTACAACTTCGTCGAGTACGACGACATCGTCGTCGAAATGAAGAAGGCGACAGGCTATCTCGGTGCCGACGTGGTGATCGACGCGGTGGGCGCAGAGGCCGACGGCAACCTGCTCATGCACGTCACCGCGACCAAGATGAAAATGCAGGGCGGGTCCCCGATCGCGTTGAACTGGGCCATCGACTCCGTCCGCAAAGGCGGAACAGTCTCGGTGGTCGGCGCCTACGGTCCGATGTTCAGCGCGGTCAAGTTCGGCGACGCGATGAACAAGGGTCTGACCATCAACGCCAACCAGTGCCCGGTCAAGCGGCAGTGGCCGCGACTGCTCGAGCATCTGCAGCAGGGTTACTTCAAGCCCAGCGACATTGTCACGCACCGCATTCCACTCGCAGACATCGCCGAGGGCTACCACATGTTCTCGTCGAAACTCGACGAGTGCATCAAACCGATCGTCGTCGTCGACCCGCACTGA
- a CDS encoding phytoene desaturase family protein has translation MTAEPSQSETADAVVIGAGHNGLVAAALLADAGWDVVVLEAQDRPGGAVKSAELVPGYVSDLYSAFYPLSVASPALHGLQLEDHGLRWSHAPAVVGHARSADDDDAPVLYRDLARSAAELDRYHPGDGDRWIAAFEQYQRIKKPLLETLFAPFPPVRGPAGLLRRLGTADALRLAQLLLLPAGELARHLFEGEAARLLLLGNAMHADVPVDAPGSGVMGYLLVMLGQDGGFPVPVGGAGELTAALVRRAEAAGARVDCGREVDSIAVRGHRATAVNLTDGTVVRCRRAVIANTSAPQLYRRLLPPDVLPAGPRRDLDRFVWDTPVLKINYALDAPIPWRSRSLAGAGTVHLGADHDGLIRWMADLNTGTVPSNPFLLFGQMTTADPSRSPGGTESAWAYTHLPRGRSDDHSADQLAEAVDAVLERHAPGFSGHLVGKVIQRPSDLEHSDANLHAGAVNGGTSQLFQQLVFRPMPGQGGARTPLDNVFLGSAGAPPGGGVHGVCGRNAARAALAADGLLGWPRRRFNRAASRLLVG, from the coding sequence ATGACAGCTGAGCCGTCTCAGTCCGAAACTGCCGACGCGGTGGTCATCGGCGCCGGCCACAACGGACTGGTCGCCGCCGCACTGCTCGCCGACGCGGGGTGGGACGTGGTGGTGCTCGAGGCGCAGGACCGCCCCGGGGGCGCCGTCAAGAGCGCCGAACTGGTCCCGGGTTACGTCAGCGATCTCTACAGCGCGTTCTACCCCCTCTCGGTAGCGTCCCCTGCGCTGCACGGCCTGCAGCTCGAGGACCACGGGCTGCGGTGGAGCCATGCGCCCGCCGTCGTCGGGCACGCGCGCAGCGCGGACGACGACGACGCCCCGGTCCTCTACCGCGACCTAGCCCGCTCCGCGGCCGAACTCGACCGGTACCACCCGGGCGACGGGGACCGCTGGATCGCCGCGTTCGAGCAGTACCAGCGCATCAAGAAGCCACTGCTGGAGACGTTGTTCGCCCCGTTCCCTCCCGTGCGCGGTCCGGCGGGGCTGCTGCGCAGGCTCGGCACGGCCGATGCGCTGCGGCTGGCGCAACTGCTGCTGCTGCCTGCCGGTGAACTGGCACGACACCTGTTCGAGGGCGAGGCGGCGCGACTGCTGCTGCTCGGCAACGCCATGCACGCCGACGTACCCGTCGACGCTCCCGGCAGCGGCGTCATGGGCTACCTGCTGGTGATGCTGGGCCAGGACGGGGGCTTCCCCGTTCCCGTCGGCGGGGCGGGCGAGTTGACCGCCGCCCTGGTGCGCCGGGCCGAGGCGGCCGGCGCCCGAGTGGACTGCGGCCGCGAGGTCGACAGCATCGCCGTGCGCGGGCACCGAGCCACCGCGGTGAACCTCACCGACGGCACCGTCGTGCGGTGCCGACGGGCCGTCATCGCGAACACCTCTGCGCCGCAACTCTATCGGCGTCTGCTGCCACCCGACGTGCTGCCAGCAGGTCCGCGCCGGGACCTGGACCGCTTCGTGTGGGACACCCCGGTGCTCAAGATCAACTACGCGCTGGACGCCCCGATCCCCTGGCGGTCACGCAGCCTCGCCGGCGCAGGCACCGTGCACCTCGGCGCCGACCACGACGGGCTCATCCGCTGGATGGCCGATCTCAACACCGGCACCGTACCGTCGAACCCGTTCCTGCTGTTCGGCCAGATGACCACCGCGGATCCCAGCCGCTCCCCCGGCGGCACCGAGAGCGCCTGGGCCTACACGCATCTGCCGCGGGGACGCAGTGACGACCACTCCGCCGATCAGTTGGCCGAAGCGGTCGACGCGGTCCTGGAACGGCACGCGCCCGGCTTCTCCGGCCATCTCGTCGGCAAGGTGATCCAGCGGCCGTCCGACCTCGAGCACAGCGATGCGAACCTGCATGCCGGCGCCGTCAACGGCGGGACGTCACAGTTGTTCCAGCAGTTGGTGTTCCGGCCGATGCCCGGCCAGGGTGGCGCGCGGACGCCGCTCGACAACGTGTTCCTCGGCAGCGCCGGGGCGCCGCCCGGCGGTGGTGTGCACGGCGTCTGCGGCCGGAACGCCGCGCGAGCAGCACTGGCTGCCGACGGTCTACTGGGTTGGCCTCGCCGCCGTTTCAACCGCGCCGCGTCGCGGCTGCTCGTCGGCTGA
- a CDS encoding SRPBCC family protein yields the protein MTSEPEEINSTPVVARDTPASRHDVWAVIADGWTYSQWVVGNSRMRAVDANWPEPGSTIHHSIGIWPLVLNDSTVVESSTPERELVLIANGRPFGKARITLRLQELDGGGCRIEMAEVPVSPPLSLLPKQVALAVAFPRNRETTWRLAAMAERRTHDDS from the coding sequence GTGACGTCAGAACCCGAGGAAATCAACAGCACGCCGGTCGTCGCGCGCGACACACCCGCGTCGCGGCACGACGTCTGGGCTGTGATCGCCGACGGTTGGACCTACTCGCAGTGGGTGGTGGGCAACAGCCGGATGCGGGCTGTCGACGCCAACTGGCCGGAGCCCGGCAGCACGATTCACCACTCGATCGGGATCTGGCCGCTGGTGCTCAATGACAGCACCGTGGTCGAATCGTCCACGCCGGAGCGTGAACTGGTCCTGATCGCCAACGGTCGCCCGTTCGGCAAGGCCAGGATCACCCTGCGCCTGCAGGAACTCGACGGGGGCGGATGCCGGATCGAGATGGCCGAGGTGCCGGTGTCCCCCCCTTTGAGCTTGCTGCCCAAGCAGGTGGCGCTGGCGGTAGCGTTCCCCCGCAACCGTGAGACGACGTGGCGGTTGGCCGCGATGGCCGAGCGCCGCACCCACGATGACAGCTGA
- a CDS encoding peptidoglycan recognition protein family protein, protein MPGVWRGYPVWLADVLRAEGLKVAELVGWRRRGHGVFSDIRGVMVHHTGSDSATAESIALGRPGLPGPLSQLHIARDGIVTVVAAGVAWHAGAGSYPWLPANTGNWHTIGVECANTGTSPWAPHRRNWPDAQYGALLGSCAAICRRLGQPAGRTIGHKEYAGRAQGKWDPGAIDMGILRRDIAARIETPPSGPTAPTDRYAGVLLERGSTGPQVAELQRRLKYAYAAYAGALDINGEFGPDTEAAVREFQRRTTGLGVDGIVGPATAAALRLRLVSSQA, encoded by the coding sequence GTGCCGGGTGTGTGGCGCGGTTACCCGGTGTGGCTCGCCGACGTGCTGCGGGCCGAAGGGCTCAAAGTCGCCGAACTGGTGGGGTGGCGCAGGCGCGGCCACGGCGTGTTCTCCGACATCCGGGGGGTGATGGTGCATCACACCGGGTCGGATTCGGCGACCGCGGAATCGATCGCGCTGGGCCGGCCCGGCCTGCCCGGGCCGCTGTCGCAGTTACACATCGCCCGCGACGGCATCGTGACCGTGGTGGCCGCGGGCGTGGCGTGGCACGCGGGCGCCGGGAGCTACCCGTGGCTGCCCGCCAACACGGGCAACTGGCACACCATCGGCGTCGAGTGCGCGAACACCGGGACCAGCCCGTGGGCACCGCACCGCCGGAACTGGCCGGACGCGCAGTACGGCGCGCTGCTCGGCAGTTGCGCCGCGATCTGCCGGCGCCTCGGCCAGCCCGCCGGCCGCACGATCGGGCACAAGGAGTACGCCGGACGTGCGCAGGGCAAGTGGGATCCTGGCGCGATCGACATGGGGATTTTGCGACGGGACATCGCGGCCCGGATCGAGACGCCACCGTCGGGGCCTACGGCGCCCACCGATCGCTACGCCGGCGTGCTGCTGGAGCGGGGCTCGACGGGCCCGCAGGTGGCCGAACTGCAGCGCCGCCTCAAATACGCCTACGCGGCCTACGCCGGTGCCCTCGACATCAACGGAGAATTCGGGCCGGATACCGAGGCCGCGGTCCGCGAATTCCAGCGGCGCACAACGGGTCTGGGGGTCGACGGTATCGTCGGACCGGCCACGGCGGCAGCGCTGCGGCTGCGTCTGGTCAGCTCGCAGGCCTGA